The Pseudomonadota bacterium genome has a segment encoding these proteins:
- a CDS encoding Gfo/Idh/MocA family oxidoreductase, with translation MSDKKLRVGVVGVGHLGRFHVQKYADMADVDLVGIVDINQEQAQEIANQYHTEALATAEELYPQVDAVSVVVPTVDHCQVASQALNSGVHVLLEKPIAATVAEAEELVRLAEAKKRILQIGHLERFNPAFAAGFEITKQPRFIEVHRLSPFTFRSVDVDVVLDLMIHDLDLVLCLVKSPISEIFAVGVPVLSDQVDIANVRIHFTNGAVCNLTASRVSIQKERKIRLFQPDVYISMDLSNFSLVQCEKKELDYYSPIPDINVQKHEYPEADSLKLEIKSFTRSVRDQSEPTVSGADGLAALKVAFRIKEIIAAARQQ, from the coding sequence ATGAGTGATAAAAAACTTCGAGTTGGCGTTGTCGGCGTTGGCCATTTAGGTCGCTTTCATGTTCAGAAGTATGCCGATATGGCGGATGTTGATCTGGTTGGTATTGTAGATATCAACCAGGAACAGGCTCAAGAGATAGCCAATCAATACCATACCGAGGCTTTAGCCACTGCTGAAGAGCTTTATCCGCAGGTTGATGCTGTTTCCGTGGTGGTTCCTACCGTTGATCATTGCCAAGTGGCCTCTCAGGCTCTGAACTCAGGAGTCCATGTGCTGTTGGAAAAACCTATTGCGGCCACGGTAGCGGAAGCTGAAGAACTGGTTCGTCTGGCCGAAGCAAAAAAGCGTATTTTGCAGATTGGCCATCTGGAGCGTTTTAACCCGGCTTTTGCGGCTGGATTTGAAATAACCAAACAGCCACGTTTTATTGAAGTTCATCGTTTATCTCCCTTTACTTTTCGTAGTGTTGATGTGGATGTGGTGCTGGATCTGATGATTCATGATCTGGATCTGGTGCTTTGCCTGGTGAAAAGTCCAATTTCAGAAATCTTTGCCGTCGGGGTGCCGGTACTTTCCGATCAGGTTGATATCGCTAATGTGAGAATTCATTTCACTAATGGTGCGGTTTGCAACCTGACAGCCAGCCGGGTATCAATCCAGAAGGAACGGAAAATCCGTCTTTTCCAACCGGATGTTTATATCTCAATGGATTTATCAAACTTTTCTCTGGTTCAATGTGAAAAAAAAGAGCTGGATTATTATTCTCCTATTCCTGATATTAATGTACAGAAACATGAATATCCTGAAGCTGATTCTTTGAAGTTGGAAATTAAATCATTTACACGTTCTGTTCGTGATCAAAGTGAACCGACGGTGTCCGGTGCCGATGGCCTGGCGGCATTGAAAGTAGCCTTCAGGATCAAAGAGATTATTGCTGCAGCCAGGCAGCAGTGA